In Flavobacterium gelatinilyticum, a genomic segment contains:
- a CDS encoding GAF domain-containing hybrid sensor histidine kinase/response regulator, whose protein sequence is MESVDIPLPQNESGRLEALRRYNILDTLPDNAFDDATALVSYICGVPIAYISFIDESRQWFKSEIGLGVSEVPREITFCRYTIMDSKLVEIPDTLLSERFKDDANVTGGFKIRFYAGVPLTTPDGHHIGVLCAADHVPRTLNDSQRTALLIVARHVINTLELGTKNNELARQKKIAERAVAAKDSFLANMSHEIRTPLNAVIGFTELLADTKLDAQQRGFVKDIQTAGDNLLLIVNDILDLSKIESGGLSLELKPFHLKKALRHVYDLLKVKVAEGVEFNLYLDAELPEMISGDQVRLNQIVMNLAGNALKFTNEGEVTISVKKTGETDEDYLIRFSVKDTGIGIPQEHLNIVFERFTQAEESTTRKFGGTGLGLSIVKQLVELHGSTIEVKSREGMGSEFFFTIAYKKTFEETNKPEALPVNDLGRLKILLCEDNRLNQKLAQNVIEGFGFEIDTAENGDQGIELLSKNQYDLVLMDLQMPVRDGYQTTNYIRGELKSAIPIIAMTAHSLAGEQDRCYDAGMDGYVPKPFKQYELLEAIKTALKKEPRTNKRLKADLSRIEETDRKKPGWKKEVTSQFIEKAPLELKELENALKKSDFQTVLHTAEQLQIWLHLFVLESLSKHLSNIEHEAHKKKFTAEAADSMEILYCSIQEVLKDLQKQEDKN, encoded by the coding sequence ATGGAATCTGTTGATATACCTCTTCCTCAAAATGAATCCGGACGTCTTGAAGCTTTAAGACGTTATAATATATTGGATACACTTCCTGATAACGCTTTTGATGATGCTACAGCGCTTGTATCGTATATCTGCGGTGTTCCTATCGCCTATATTTCGTTTATCGATGAAAGCAGGCAGTGGTTTAAGTCAGAAATTGGTTTGGGCGTTTCAGAAGTGCCTCGTGAAATCACCTTCTGCCGTTACACGATCATGGATTCTAAACTGGTAGAAATTCCAGATACACTGCTCAGCGAACGGTTTAAAGACGATGCCAATGTAACAGGAGGTTTTAAAATTAGATTTTACGCCGGTGTGCCTCTTACCACTCCAGACGGACACCATATAGGGGTTTTGTGTGCCGCAGATCATGTACCAAGAACACTTAACGACAGCCAGCGTACGGCACTTTTGATCGTCGCCCGGCATGTTATCAATACCTTAGAACTAGGAACTAAAAACAACGAACTTGCCCGCCAGAAAAAAATAGCAGAACGCGCCGTGGCGGCCAAAGACAGTTTTCTGGCCAATATGAGCCACGAAATAAGAACACCTCTTAATGCCGTGATAGGTTTTACAGAACTGCTGGCAGATACTAAATTAGATGCACAGCAGCGTGGTTTTGTAAAAGATATTCAAACAGCCGGAGATAATCTGCTGTTGATTGTAAATGATATACTGGATCTCTCTAAAATTGAATCCGGCGGTCTTTCGCTAGAACTGAAACCTTTTCATTTAAAAAAAGCACTCAGACATGTTTATGATCTTCTTAAAGTAAAAGTTGCCGAAGGTGTAGAATTCAATCTGTATCTAGATGCTGAACTTCCGGAAATGATATCCGGCGATCAGGTAAGGCTTAATCAGATCGTAATGAATCTGGCCGGAAATGCTCTTAAATTTACGAATGAAGGCGAAGTAACGATATCTGTAAAAAAAACGGGAGAAACAGATGAGGATTACCTTATTCGATTCTCTGTAAAAGACACCGGAATAGGTATTCCTCAGGAGCATCTCAATATTGTTTTCGAACGTTTTACTCAGGCCGAAGAAAGCACAACCCGAAAATTTGGCGGTACAGGACTCGGGCTCAGCATTGTAAAACAGCTTGTCGAACTCCACGGTTCAACTATAGAGGTTAAAAGCCGTGAAGGTATGGGTTCCGAATTTTTCTTCACCATAGCTTATAAGAAAACATTCGAAGAAACAAATAAGCCTGAAGCGCTTCCGGTTAACGATTTAGGGCGGCTTAAAATTCTTCTTTGCGAAGACAACCGTTTAAATCAGAAACTGGCGCAAAACGTAATCGAAGGTTTTGGTTTTGAAATTGATACTGCCGAAAATGGCGATCAGGGCATCGAATTATTATCTAAAAATCAATACGATCTGGTTTTGATGGATTTGCAAATGCCAGTACGTGACGGCTATCAGACTACCAATTATATTCGTGGTGAATTAAAAAGTGCCATTCCGATAATAGCCATGACCGCACATTCTCTTGCCGGAGAACAGGACCGCTGTTATGATGCGGGAATGGATGGTTATGTTCCAAAACCCTTTAAGCAATACGAACTTCTGGAAGCTATTAAAACGGCTTTAAAAAAAGAACCAAGAACAAACAAACGCCTTAAAGCTGATTTATCACGTATTGAAGAAACTGACCGAAAAAAACCGGGCTGGAAAAAAGAAGTTACCTCGCAGTTTATAGAAAAAGCACCTTTGGAACTTAAAGAACTGGAAAATGCTTTAAAAAAGTCGGATTTTCAAACTGTGCTTCATACCGCAGAACAGCTTCAAATCTGGCTTCATCTTTTTGTTCTTGAAAGTCTCAGTAAACATTTATCGAATATAGAGCACGAAGCTCACAAGAAAAAATTCACAGCCGAAGCTGCAGACAGTATGGAAATACTATACTGCAGTATTCAGGAAGTATTAAAAGATCTTCAGAAACAAGAAGATAAAAACTAA
- a CDS encoding PRC-barrel domain-containing protein, whose product MEKKDRNLYRLDELSDYKIASDYSDVRGWKIVDADNRTIGKIDNLWVNKDMQRVVYLDVSVDKSLIEDSRKELHDVIANDNGREFIYKEGESHIIVPIGSVSINKDTKIVMAHNIGYNTFRNTSRYDQLHNFDRNYERRVLKSYYPADEYDAGFNSDDDTFYNRREFDNR is encoded by the coding sequence ATGGAAAAGAAAGATAGAAACTTATACAGACTGGACGAACTTTCTGATTATAAAATTGCCTCAGATTATTCTGATGTAAGAGGATGGAAAATAGTAGATGCCGATAACCGAACGATAGGTAAAATCGACAATCTCTGGGTTAACAAAGATATGCAGCGTGTTGTGTATTTGGATGTAAGTGTAGATAAATCACTAATAGAAGACAGCCGTAAGGAACTTCATGATGTTATAGCAAATGACAACGGAAGAGAATTTATCTATAAAGAGGGAGAGAGCCATATTATTGTGCCAATTGGTTCTGTGAGCATTAATAAAGACACAAAAATTGTCATGGCTCACAATATAGGGTATAATACCTTTAGAAACACGAGCAGATATGACCAGCTGCATAATTTTGACAGAAATTATGAAAGACGAGTACTAAAATCGTATTATCCTGCAGATGAATATGACGCGGGGTTTAACAGTGACGATGACACTTTTTACAACCGAAGAGAATTTGATAACCGCTAA